TTCAAACCCATTCATAGGCCTTATCATCCACTGCTTCCTGACAGCACGAACACTGGTCCCCAACGTCCCCTTAATGGAGTGTGATCTGGCTGCAACTGTGGCTGAAAAGCTAAAAGGGGGCCCTTTGGCCGAGAAAACCAAACTCTGGGAAGCAAAAACGGATCCTCAGCAAAAGCTTGGTGGCGTCTGTTGTTTACAGTGAGTGCCCTTCCTACCAACGTACTGAGAGAGTCCCAGTACATTTCTGATCCTCCACTTGGCAGGGAACGCGCAAAGGTGACGAAGAGGCTGGCAGCGGGACCACCCCGCGAGGCTGAGGCTGTGGGAGTGGGAATCCTGATGGAGTCAGGGCCCTCCTGGGAGGGGACAACCGAGAACGATGGAGCCTCgcacccctctctctcctcaagCAGGGGCCCTCGCAGCTCAAGGCTGGAGGCTTCTCAAGGGTCCCGCCACCGTCCCAGCCAAGCGCAAGTGGGACCCGAGGGGTCAGCAGGAGGGAAGCGGGGGCCCGCGGGCGCCCCCGAGCCTCGGCTTGGGAATGTGGTCTGAGAGGGGTCaccgggggaggggccgggcggcgaggacctggggaggggcggggcccgggAGGGGGCAAGAGGTCGGGGCCCCCGGCTGGGGAGGCTCAAGGCCCCCGCCCAACGCCCAGCCGCACGCCGAGCGCCCCCTCCAGCCGCGGTCCCCGCCACTACGGCGGGGCAGTCCCACTCCCCTTACCTGGCTCGGCTGCTCTGCCTGCTCCGAGGACGCCATCTTTCTGAGGCCTGACTAATCTATCGCCGCTGGGCGAGGCGTCTCCCAAGCGCCCTCGCTCTCGCTCACCCGCCCAGACCAAAGTAGCCGGAACTGAACCTGTCGATGGGGGCCGGGGGGGCACGCGAGGAGGAAGGGGAACTCCTACGTCCGGGTCACCTCACACAATTGCCATTAGGTCTCTGCTGCCCAGGAAGTTCTTAAGTCcgtcttttttgcatttttattattctcattgaATTAAATCTCTGACCATCCCCACAGTGCCTTGGGCACAGGCAGGGACTCGCTAAatctttaataaatgaatgaatgggaaggACCttggaaattaattaattaatgttcaataccatttgttgagtgcctactatttgccaggcacttTGGTAGCTGCTAGTAATAAGATCCAAGACTCAATCCCTGCTCCTAAATtcaggccacacacacacacacacacacttacagcATCTTACGTATAGGAGTCTGATAACAGTTTGCAGATTAGGAAGACACAGAACGGAGTTTTTTGGAGAGAAGAGACTTCTACATTCTAACTTGATAGTAGTTGAGTAGTTAGATTTTAAgctaaatgtaaaattatattaaaaaattgcatatattagAACTATCGGTCAGTTCATATTGCAGTTGTGTTTTGACTGATTACGAGTACTTAAAAGGGTTGCCTCAACAATTCCTCTTACCAGTTTTAAATGCCTACCGTTTTCTAATGAgatatcttattttcttataaacaaaatatgaaagagaCTCTGGATGAATATGAGCTATTTCTTATGTACGTAAAatgcctcccccctgcccccactttaAGCGaagaaccttttaaaattttttattattttactggtAAACGTTTTTTAGAGGGAAGAAAGTAGCAGTGTTAGAACAAGGATGAATTTATTGCCAAGCAGCATCTGGACAATCTCAAACAGTGATGTGGTTCGCATTTTCCCTTTCCCGTCTGATTTGAGATCTTAATGTTTAATCTAGTTATGTAAGCATTTCGTTCCGAGATCCCAATTTGCACAGCTGAAGCCGGGAATCAAACTGGTGGAAATGTGCGAGTATCTTATTCTTTCAGCAGGGCTGAAAACTACACTCATCAATGTTTTAAATTGCCTGAGGGTTGGGACATCTTACAGATCTTTTcagtttggaaaggaaaacaaatgaacacagtaGAATGTCACTGTTTCATTTGAGTgttatatacatctatatatgtaATTAAGAGTGCTCTAACAATCCAAGGAATATATATGCGTGTCTTCCATAACGCAAAATAAATCCATATTGACCTCATTTTGATCCCGCCACTGAACTCCTAAATATAAGCTAGAAAACCACTCCTCTAGGCCGAATTGAGTGACGTAACGAAGTTAGCTTCGATCCCAGAGACTACAGCTCCCGGCATACCCCCGGAGCCACACGGGATTAGCGGCAACTAAGACTACACTTCCCGGCGTACCTTGGTCCCACGCGTGATTTGCCGCAGAAAGAACTACATCTCCCGGCAAgccgcgggcggggggcgggggtggcgcCGCGCGGAGCCTCCCCGACTTCCCCGAGTCAGTCGAGTCCCACCCTGAAGAATAATGGAGGTGGCCGGAGGCGCCGAGACTGAGATCCGGCCTCTGAAGCCGTGTCTGCTGCGCCGCAACCACAGCCGCGAGCAGCATGGCGTGGCGGCCTCCTGCCTGGAGGAGCTGAGGAACAAGGGTTGGCGCGGGACCCGGGCGGAGGCtgtgggggccggggcgggggctgcGGGAAGCCGGGTCCGGTGAGGAGGTCGGGCAGGGGCAAAGCGGGGTCAGCAGGAGCGACTTGGAACGGAGGTAACTCATGTGGGCATAGCGATGGACAAGTTTCAAGGCGATTATCTCATGTGAGACCCATTTGGTGGGAAGGTAGACGGGaagaaatatgcaaattaaaaccgaCTCGACTTAGGTGTCTTGCCTAGAATCGCTCAGACCTTGGAGCAGACCTAGCCTGGTGCATGCCTGCCTCCGGGCTTCCTACCGTGACGCTGGTGCCCCCAGCAGGGTGCCAGCGCCTTTCTGTCGTCAGCTCTGGCAGGCACTTGTGCAGCGTAGAGAGAGCTGCTTCCGACCTTCCTGGAGTTCCAGACAAGGAACTGGTGCTCTTGAGTGACCGAAGTTCCGAGTCCCAGCCCCACACGTACTAGCTGCTTGACCTTGTACTTAAACCAGCTCTcgaccctcagttttctcatcggCAAAATGGGTATATTTCCAGCCGTGCTTTTTACAGGACTGTTGTGTTTCCACGACTTGAAAGTATTATGAGCCAGTAGTAATTGTTTATCCACGGTGAAGTTGCACACGTTAAACGTGTGAGCCATCCCCAGTCATAGTGTGTGTCAGTGTTCAGTGCTCCTCTCTGAGTCACCAAGCCCCAAAAGATACCAGACAGAAATCTTTTGGAGACCCAGGAGCAGCCAAAGCATTATAAATGCTTTCGTGACATGGCTTTTGCCACCTCACTCTTCACGTATTTGTTCTTGGCATTAGGGTACTTAAGTGTTAGTTCCTCTTGAATGCATCGGCTGGATACACTTGGCCCAGAGACCAGTGTAAGCGCTTGTGTTTGGAGCTCAGCCTCTCCAAGGCTTGCTGTTCTATTTGGGTGCTGGACGACATTGCCCAACCATATTTGTAGTCCACTGGCTACTTTGCTGCTTCCCCTCGCCCTGTTTGTGCTGTAGGCATTGCCATCACCAAATGTGATGGGACAGATCTGCCCCAGACAAGCCTGTTGCCCCTTGACAGTAAAGAGGAGAAGCTACTGATGCAAACTCCTGCCTCTCCTGTGCCTGCCTGTAGGTTAGAAACACTGCAGAGTACAATGCTGCATGGAACagaaagcatttccttttttactattctttcctctttttatttttctttctttcgttttgttttgttttgttttgtttttttgacattTGACACAGGAGAATTTAAGATGACcactgaataagtgaatgaaagatGGCTCGCTCACAAGGAATCATATCGGACTTTGGCTTGGTTTTCATCCAAGTAAAGATGCGAGTGCTCCTAACGTGGGTGCAAAGCAGCTGGAGGAAACATTGTCAGGAGTCAGACTGTGTGTCTGCCACTTACTGGGTGACCTCAGACAAGTGACTTAGCCTCTGTGAGCCTTGGGTTtgacatctgtaaaatggaaataagaatagTACCTACCTTACAGGATTGTTAGGAGACAAAATACTGTGCACAGGaaacacttagaacagtaccAGGCGTGTGGGAAGTGTTGTCTTAGTGCTGGCGGGTGTGGTTGTTACTGTAGGTAACCTACCAGCAGTTCTGCTGCGCTTTGAGAGCATATATGTTGAGAGTACAGAGACAGGTGTAGTTTCCTTATGGATACTTGTCAATTGCCAAATATTTTACTCCTCTCAGCCTGTGACATTCTGGCCATTGATAAGTCCCTGGCACCAATCACCCTGGTCCTGGCAGAGGATGGCACCATAGTGGATGATGATGATTACTTCCTGTGTCTGCCTTCCAATACTAAGTTTGTTGCCTTGGCCAGTAATGAAAAGTGGACGTACAACAATTCAGGTAAGAAACTCTGGCCGTAGACAAAATGGATCTATGCGATACAACATCCATCACGATTCATTTTGCTGCCCAGGCACCTGGTTGCTGTTTGTCTGGTTAAGCATTTGTGCAGCCAGCATTTACTGAGACACAAAAACTCACCTCAAGGGGAGTGTGGTAGGATCCTGGGTATGCACGATCGGGGCATCAGGTTTAAGTGGCTTCTTTTCATAAAAAAGACACAGAGCAGATTGACACAGAAGTAATCGAAggtggaagagaagggaaaatgcaGGTCCTAGATGGGGATTGGCTTTCCCGTGAATCCTTGAGAGAAGGCGCTTGCTTCCCTCACCCCTGAACTTTTTCTAAATGCTCAGTGGGAAGGATGTACAGACCTCCTAAAGGTCTGTGTGTTGGAGGAGGAGGTGAAGATAGCACTTCAGGTTAACCAGACTGTGACTGGCTTTTTCTCCCGTATATCAGATGGAGGGACAGCTTGGATTTCCCAAGAGTCCTTTGATGTAGATGAAACGGACACTGGGGCAGGCCTGAGGTGGAGGAATGTGGCCAGGCAGCTGAAAGAAGATGTGTCCAGCATCATCCTCCTGTCCGAGGCAGACCTCCAGGTAAGCCTTCCTCCTCCACAGCCCTACTCATCTGGCTCTGCTGCCCCCAGCCCCTTAGTTTCCATGTGTCTTGCCATAATAATTCcgttatttcttaatttttattaacatctttttttaaatttttttaaatgtttatttatttttgagagagagcgagagagagagagcatgagctggggaggggcagaaagagggggacacagaatccgaagcaggctccaggctcccagctgtcagcacagagcccgatgcggggctcgaacccacgaaccatgagatcacggcctaagccgaagtcaaacgcttaaccaactgagccacccaggcgcccctatttcttaatttttaaacaatgcttTGACAACAACCAAGACTCTTCATTTTCTAATTCTTGCACCTAGAGTAGAAAATCCAGATGCCTAGACCCACTTAGTCTCACTGGGGGGTTAAGGAGGTATTGTCAAAGAATGTGGAAGTGGAGAAGCCGAATTAAATCCCAGCTCCATCACCATGGCTTTGAGCCAGTAATTTAGCCTCTTTGCCTACATTTCCTGTCCAGTAAAATTGGGATAAAAATAGTACtgtcaattcaaaaaaaaaaaatatttactaagcacctacccTGTCCCTGGCATGTTTCTGTCCAAGGGGTACAGTGGTGaacaagccagacacagaatTCTGATGGAAGGAGCTCAAATTCTGATGATGGGAGGCAGATAAAGCAGGAAGCATGTTCGATGGGTAGCAGGTGGGGCAGTGTGCCAAGAACAACGGGGCTAGTCTGGATTGGGAGATCAGGGGAGGCCCCTCCAAGGAGGTGGCTTTTTTCGTAATTTCTTTAAACTTACAAACTTacatatttgaataaaaacaaatacattcaggggcacgtgggtggctccgtcggttgggcgtccgacttcggctcaggtcatgatctcacagctgtgggttggagccccatgtcggactctgtgctgacagctcggagcctggagcctgcttcagattctgtgtctccctctctctctgcccttcccccactcatgctctgtctctgtctgtctcagaaataaataaatatttaaaaaataatttttttaaataaatacatttgtatgGCTCAAAATCCAAGAGGTATAAAAGGATATACGggtagccaaaaagtgaaaacaacccagatgtccatgaactgaagaatggataaataaaatgtggtttatcCATACGACCTAAGAGGAATGAAGTATTCATACATGTGTAACGTGGATAAAGCCTTCAAAGTGTTACGCAAAGTGaagaagccagacatgaaagGCCACGGATTTTGTAGTTGCCTCTGTATGAAACGGCCAGAATATGCAAGTCCGCAGAGATAGAAGATAGAGTGGCTGACTCGGGCTGGGGTTGGGGAAGCTTTGAGCGGAAGCAGGAGTGATAGCTAATGGGTGCTGTGCTTTCAAGGGTGCTGACTGCACAAGTCTGTGAATGTACTAGAACCCACCTAGTTATACACTTTATATGggtgaatcatatggtatgtgggttatatctcaataaagctgtttggaaaaaaaataaaaaggacatacGGGAAAAATCTGACTCCTGCCCCTTAACCACCAGGTTTCCCTTCCCAGAGATAATCACCTCCCAATTTCCCATTCTAGAAATGTTGTGTATGccaacaaatacatacatattttctccTGTCCCTGTACTCCACGATGGAAGTATATCtaccctttttaaaagaaacatttggaGAATATTCCAGATCAGTACATAAAAGACATTGCCGTTCTTTTTTGTACCACTGCATCGTATTCTGTTTTGCTCATGTGCCATGACTTAATCAGGAGTCTCCCCCACtggtggacatctgggttgtCATCAGTCTTGCTGTTCCAGACGGTGCTACAGGAAGCTCCGTGTCATTCTGCACACATGCTTGTCCGTAGAATAAAGTCCCAGAAGTGCAGTTGATGGACACTGGCAGGTTCCCAAGAGGTGGCGTTTACACCGAGAGCTGAAGGAAGGAGGGGGCTTGCCATGGACAGGTCGGGGCTACAGTTAGAAGTGTTTTGGGGTTTGTTAAAGTCTGTGTTTGTATGTTAGGTGCTCATTGATGCTCCGTGTTCAGACCTGGCTCAGGAACTCCGCCAGAGCTGTGTCACCGTGCAGGGGCTCCAGAACACCCTCCAGCAGGTCCTGGACCAGAGGGAGGAAGCCCGACAGTCCAAGCAGCTCTTGGAGCTTTACCTCCAGGCTTTAGAGAAGGAGGGCGGCATCTTGTCAAAGCAGCAAGGTAGGACTCAACTGGCCAGGGGAGTCGCCCTGAGAACTGAGGGCCTGGGGAGAGAACCCGTGTTTATAATGTGGCCAGAAAAGGGTGACACCACAGCTGCTGGCATCTTGAAATGACGtgcttctgtctttttttatttttaatgtttatcttgaaagagagggcgcatgcaagcaggggaggggcagagagagaagacaggggggagagagaatcccaagcaggctccacgttgccagcgcagagcctgatgcaggactcgatcccacgaaccgcgagatcgtg
The sequence above is drawn from the Neofelis nebulosa isolate mNeoNeb1 chromosome 2, mNeoNeb1.pri, whole genome shotgun sequence genome and encodes:
- the DFFA gene encoding DNA fragmentation factor subunit alpha isoform X4 produces the protein MEVAGGAETEIRPLKPCLLRRNHSREQHGVAASCLEELRNKACDILAIDKSLAPITLVLAEDGTIVDDDDYFLCLPSNTKFVALASNEKWTYNNSDGGTAWISQESFDVDETDTGAGLRWRNVARQLKEDVSSIILLSEADLQVLIDAPCSDLAQELRQSCVTVQGLQNTLQQVLDQREEARQSKQLLELYLQALEKEGGILSKQQESQTVGDQTDAVDTGGNRESSSTIALTSQILTVLKEKPAPELSLSSQDLERDFRVSVGG
- the DFFA gene encoding DNA fragmentation factor subunit alpha isoform X1; amino-acid sequence: MEVAGGAETEIRPLKPCLLRRNHSREQHGVAASCLEELRNKACDILAIDKSLAPITLVLAEDGTIVDDDDYFLCLPSNTKFVALASNEKWTYNNSDGGTAWISQESFDVDETDTGAGLRWRNVARQLKEDVSSIILLSEADLQVLIDAPCSDLAQELRQSCVTVQGLQNTLQQVLDQREEARQSKQLLELYLQALEKEGGILSKQQESQTVGDQTDAVDTGGNRESSSTIALTSQILTVLKEKPAPELSLSSQDLELVAKEDPGALAAALSWDAEKTVTVQQACNQELSLRLQQVQSLRSLRNLSARKSSLPGERQEPKRARQDPT
- the DFFA gene encoding DNA fragmentation factor subunit alpha isoform X2 is translated as MEVAGGAETEIRPLKPCLLRRNHSREQHGVAASCLEELRNKACDILAIDKSLAPITLVLAEDGTIVDDDDYFLCLPSNTKFVALASNEKWTYNNSDGGTAWISQESFDVDETDTGAGLRWRNVARQLKEDVSSIILLSEADLQVLIDAPCSDLAQELRQSCVTVQGLQNTLQQVLDQREEARQSKQLLELYLQALEKEGGILSKQQESQTVGDQTDAVDTGGNRESSSTIALTSQILTVLKEKPAPELSLSSQDLETLASRCPVCLFYAQHLISSMSEWLEQTSHFIYVRMA
- the DFFA gene encoding DNA fragmentation factor subunit alpha isoform X3, with protein sequence MEVAGGAETEIRPLKPCLLRRNHSREQHGVAASCLEELRNKACDILAIDKSLAPITLVLAEDGTIVDDDDYFLCLPSNTKFVALASNEKWTYNNSDGGTAWISQESFDVDETDTGAGLRWRNVARQLKEDVSSIILLSEADLQVLIDAPCSDLAQELRQSCVTVQGLQNTLQQVLDQREEARQSKQLLELYLQALEKEGGILSKQQESQTVGDQTDAVDTGGNRESSSTIALTSQILTVLKEKPAPELSLSSQDLEAPPLVARRQETSRLAPGLNFPWLPRKTPELWLPL